The Bernardetia litoralis DSM 6794 genome includes a window with the following:
- a CDS encoding DUF1987 domain-containing protein — translation MENFQIEGENYIPTVNFNAENGALEISGESYHEYTIEFFQPIFEWLNNYLEQEGRTIVFNFRMTYFNTSSSRRFLEIFDLLEDYSKSKNGNVTVNWYYEKDDVDMLESGEEYAEDVDLKFNLLAF, via the coding sequence ATGGAAAACTTCCAAATCGAAGGTGAAAACTACATCCCTACTGTTAATTTTAATGCTGAAAATGGAGCTTTAGAAATCTCTGGTGAATCGTATCACGAATACACTATTGAATTTTTTCAACCTATTTTTGAATGGCTCAATAATTATTTGGAGCAGGAAGGAAGAACGATTGTTTTTAATTTCAGAATGACCTATTTCAATACTTCATCTTCTCGCCGTTTCTTAGAAATCTTTGATTTACTTGAAGATTATAGCAAATCTAAAAATGGCAACGTTACCGTAAACTGGTATTACGAAAAAGACGATGTTGATATGCTTGAAAGTGGTGAAGAATATGCCGAAGACGTAGATTTAAAGTTTAACTTACTTGCTTTTTAG
- a CDS encoding TonB-dependent receptor plug domain-containing protein, translating into MYAQKNNKNEIKNQKDSLENLKTEDLEQVVITATRSEKLLSEIPIPMTIIDKEQIQQMGSLRLSDVLQEQTGLTLIQEHGEGIQMQGFDPDYTLILIDGEPLIGRTAGTLELSRIAVGNIERIEIIKGASSSLYGSEALAGVINIITKNPNGTEGSISARYGTNQTSDLGISFQTKKDKLAITAFANRYGSNGYDFTPNSFGKTVEPFDNYTFQSKIAYKFNDKISLSVSGRYFEENQIGRFDLGTEENPNKVSGDGKVTDYNILSNLDWRITQKWRTYFRLYYSKYKTDSKLNYENDNSVYDESFFDQIFIRPEFQSVYSFNEKNFLTAGIGSVNESVSSTRYTDKKYLQTNYIFAQHEFFINKKSNITLGARFDSHSVYGNQLSPKIASYYQISPKIRLTASAGMGFKTPDFRQLYLNFTNNVVGYSVFGTEEILQGVSDLQEAGQIAEVLLNPNDIKEIKAETSISYNIGIKYNATKKLILKANFFRNDVDNLIETQIVARKTNGQNLFSYTNLNSIFTQGIETELNYSILNSANSTLTFSAGYQYLEAKDKTVLDEIEDGNYFARDPETLETKRLTKADYGGLMGRSNHMTNAKLFYKNSKNGFSANVRAIYRSKYGFGDRNGNLILDQANEYVDGYTTVNISAGKQLLNQKLNLQIGADNLLNYKNESYIPTLAGRLLWVRMEFSIQKK; encoded by the coding sequence TTGTATGCACAAAAAAATAATAAAAATGAAATAAAAAATCAAAAAGATAGCTTAGAAAATCTTAAAACAGAAGATTTGGAACAAGTTGTTATTACAGCTACTCGTAGCGAAAAACTACTTTCAGAGATTCCAATTCCGATGACAATCATTGATAAAGAGCAGATTCAGCAAATGGGAAGTTTGCGTTTGAGTGATGTTTTGCAAGAACAAACAGGGCTTACACTTATTCAAGAACACGGAGAAGGAATTCAGATGCAAGGTTTTGACCCAGACTATACACTGATTTTGATTGATGGCGAGCCACTTATTGGACGAACAGCAGGTACTTTAGAGCTTTCAAGAATTGCTGTTGGAAATATTGAACGCATTGAAATTATTAAAGGTGCAAGTTCTAGTTTATATGGCTCAGAAGCATTGGCAGGTGTCATTAATATTATTACAAAAAATCCAAATGGAACAGAAGGAAGTATTTCAGCACGTTATGGAACAAATCAGACAAGCGATTTGGGAATTTCTTTTCAAACCAAAAAAGACAAATTAGCGATTACAGCTTTTGCTAATCGATATGGAAGTAATGGCTATGATTTTACACCAAATTCTTTTGGAAAAACAGTTGAACCATTTGATAATTATACTTTTCAAAGCAAAATTGCTTATAAGTTTAATGATAAAATAAGTCTTTCTGTTTCGGGAAGATATTTTGAAGAAAATCAAATTGGACGTTTTGATTTGGGTACAGAAGAAAATCCTAACAAGGTATCAGGAGATGGAAAAGTAACTGATTATAATATTTTAAGTAATTTAGATTGGCGAATCACTCAAAAATGGCGCACTTATTTTAGATTGTATTATTCAAAGTACAAAACAGATTCAAAGCTTAATTATGAAAATGATAATTCTGTTTATGATGAAAGTTTTTTTGACCAAATTTTTATCCGTCCAGAGTTTCAAAGTGTATATTCATTCAATGAAAAGAATTTTCTTACAGCAGGAATTGGAAGTGTCAATGAGTCGGTAAGTTCGACACGTTATACAGATAAAAAATATCTTCAAACAAATTATATTTTTGCTCAACATGAGTTTTTTATCAATAAAAAATCAAATATTACATTGGGAGCTAGGTTTGATTCTCATTCTGTTTATGGAAATCAATTAAGTCCAAAAATAGCTTCTTATTACCAAATTTCGCCTAAAATTCGTCTGACAGCCTCAGCAGGAATGGGTTTTAAAACACCTGATTTTAGACAACTTTATCTCAATTTTACAAATAATGTGGTGGGTTATTCTGTCTTTGGAACAGAAGAAATATTACAAGGTGTTTCAGATTTACAGGAGGCAGGACAAATAGCTGAAGTTTTATTAAATCCGAATGACATCAAAGAAATAAAAGCAGAAACTTCAATTTCTTATAATATTGGAATCAAATATAATGCAACTAAAAAGCTAATTTTGAAAGCTAATTTTTTTAGAAATGATGTTGATAATTTGATAGAAACGCAGATTGTGGCTCGCAAAACAAATGGACAAAATTTATTTAGCTACACCAACTTAAATAGCATTTTTACACAAGGAATAGAAACAGAACTAAATTATTCCATTCTTAATTCTGCAAATTCTACACTTACTTTTTCGGCTGGTTATCAGTATTTGGAAGCCAAAGACAAAACTGTTTTGGACGAAATAGAAGATGGGAACTATTTTGCTAGAGACCCCGAAACATTAGAAACAAAACGATTAACAAAAGCAGATTATGGTGGATTGATGGGAAGAAGCAATCACATGACAAATGCAAAACTATTTTACAAAAATTCAAAGAATGGCTTTTCTGCAAATGTAAGAGCAATTTATAGAAGTAAGTATGGTTTTGGAGACCGAAATGGAAATCTGATTTTAGACCAAGCTAATGAATATGTCGATGGCTACACAACAGTTAATATTTCAGCAGGAAAACAATTACTTAATCAAAAATTAAATCTGCAAATTGGAGCAGATAACTTACTCAATTATAAAAATGAAAGTTATATTCCAACTCTTGCAGGGCGTTTATTATGGGTAAGAATGGAGTTTTCAATTCAAAAAAAATAA
- a CDS encoding AAA family ATPase, with product MELLYLWIEDYKNIYRQGFNFSPLYDFEFTPTKEVDGKVIEGTLIDKMNPTERETKEKFYKDFFKDDTTKNTDYGITNVTAIVGENGAGKSSLAEIIRLIRVEGIFEPSPITGTEAKTEFIFITNDFTYHSSKINLLNYNLTQKKTEVNKGLLEEINALNTSQHSLTVFYSDIIDFNWRSRNDFDLSTNNLLQKSAQRHETDTQHQGIISEINALKRDDIIRQIRLFKNNFLREQIPFNTPRKIKLVFHHRNTSVIHLERKYDNFVLKEKLTDWNNSDLKTNIFLHLLTSLSIIAHNFFAFSIEELNNIISDDFVESCNNILEAYDKSLKIRNSHSDDMNPKRVKEFIHIITNLDLKDFEYNSDSISFNLDSLDNDIFDKLYLSPTSLPIFDHEWINNKNQQIFLSTGELAILKLLARLYESFTHRFKIISKNGENASLHISDVQLNYICLIIDEGELGLHPQWQKQYLKILLETLPKIFPNKQIQLILTSHSPFLVSDLPKENVIFLEKEDTTGLCKVSKLDSMKHTFGANIHTLLTDSFFMKGGLVGEFAQSKIDDVIKLLDKSKLEKEEIEHCEMIISMIGEPIVKTMLRKLLDSKRLQKVDEHDDKIERLEKELRKLRGLVNRKTRK from the coding sequence ATGGAACTCCTTTATCTTTGGATTGAAGATTATAAAAATATTTACCGACAAGGATTTAATTTTAGTCCTTTGTATGATTTTGAATTTACTCCTACAAAAGAAGTCGACGGAAAAGTCATTGAGGGAACTTTGATAGATAAAATGAATCCAACAGAACGAGAAACTAAGGAAAAATTTTATAAGGATTTTTTTAAAGATGACACAACAAAAAATACAGATTATGGAATAACGAATGTTACTGCTATTGTTGGAGAGAATGGAGCAGGGAAGAGTTCATTAGCAGAAATAATCAGATTGATAAGAGTTGAAGGTATATTTGAACCTTCGCCAATTACAGGTACAGAAGCGAAAACTGAATTTATATTCATCACTAATGATTTCACATATCATTCTTCTAAAATTAACCTACTAAATTACAATTTAACTCAAAAAAAGACAGAAGTAAACAAAGGTCTTTTAGAAGAAATTAATGCTTTAAATACTTCCCAACACTCTTTAACTGTATTCTATTCAGACATTATTGATTTCAACTGGAGAAGTAGGAATGATTTTGACTTATCTACAAATAATTTATTACAAAAAAGCGCACAAAGACACGAAACAGATACACAGCACCAAGGGATAATATCAGAAATAAATGCTCTTAAAAGAGATGATATAATAAGACAAATAAGACTTTTTAAAAATAACTTTTTAAGAGAGCAAATACCATTTAATACTCCAAGGAAAATAAAATTAGTCTTTCACCATCGTAATACAAGTGTCATTCATTTAGAAAGAAAGTATGATAATTTTGTATTAAAAGAGAAATTAACAGATTGGAATAATAGTGATTTAAAAACTAATATTTTCTTACACCTTTTAACTTCCTTGTCTATAATTGCACATAATTTCTTTGCTTTTAGTATTGAAGAATTAAACAATATTATTTCTGATGATTTTGTAGAGAGTTGTAATAATATATTAGAGGCTTATGACAAATCGTTAAAAATAAGAAACTCGCACTCTGACGATATGAATCCAAAAAGAGTAAAAGAATTCATTCATATTATTACAAATCTTGATCTTAAAGATTTTGAATATAATTCAGATTCAATTTCTTTTAATTTAGATAGTTTAGACAATGATATATTCGATAAACTATACTTATCTCCAACCTCACTTCCAATATTTGACCACGAATGGATAAATAATAAAAATCAACAAATATTCCTAAGTACAGGAGAACTAGCTATACTGAAATTATTAGCAAGACTTTATGAATCATTCACACACAGATTTAAAATTATATCTAAAAATGGTGAAAATGCAAGTTTACATATTTCAGATGTGCAACTAAATTACATATGTCTGATTATAGACGAAGGCGAACTAGGTTTACACCCACAATGGCAAAAACAGTATTTAAAAATCTTGCTTGAAACTTTACCAAAAATATTCCCAAACAAACAAATCCAGCTTATTCTAACTTCTCACTCTCCTTTTTTGGTTTCTGATTTGCCGAAAGAGAATGTTATTTTTTTGGAGAAAGAAGACACTACAGGTTTGTGTAAAGTGTCCAAACTAGACAGTATGAAACACACATTTGGAGCAAATATTCATACACTTCTGACAGATTCGTTTTTTATGAAAGGTGGTTTGGTGGGGGAGTTTGCTCAAAGTAAAATTGATGACGTAATTAAATTATTAGATAAATCAAAACTAGAAAAAGAAGAAATAGAACATTGTGAAATGATTATTTCAATGATTGGAGAACCGATTGTAAAAACGATGTTGCGAAAACTTTTGGATAGCAAACGCCTTCAAAAAGTAGATGAGCATGATGATAAAATAGAACGATTAGAAAAAGAACTGAGAAAATTGCGTGGTTTAGTTAATCGGAAAACTAGAAAATAA
- a CDS encoding HmuY family protein, with amino-acid sequence MKIFSLNVILLLATCLFIFSSCKEDDEEPTPEPLTVETASNIVGDPIQVDPATGIPSTTGNFTLFSLRENKVIANTDSASTNWDIGFRGTSIIVNGGAIRTGKGGAYIFEGLFDELEEVSEAQVFDEDNSETDLAIPTGSGNGWYNYDPTTHVISPIAGKILVIRTADEKYAKVEIVSYYKNAPADPTTAALEDSRHYTLRYVVQTDGSKKF; translated from the coding sequence ATGAAAATTTTTTCTTTAAATGTAATTTTGCTTTTAGCAACTTGTCTTTTTATTTTTTCTTCTTGTAAAGAAGATGACGAAGAACCAACGCCAGAACCATTGACAGTAGAAACAGCAAGTAATATAGTTGGTGACCCTATCCAAGTTGATCCAGCAACAGGAATTCCAAGTACCACTGGAAATTTTACACTTTTTAGCTTACGTGAAAATAAAGTCATAGCCAATACAGACAGTGCTTCTACAAATTGGGATATTGGTTTTAGAGGAACATCAATTATTGTAAATGGTGGCGCAATCAGAACTGGAAAAGGGGGAGCATATATTTTTGAAGGACTTTTTGATGAGTTGGAAGAAGTGTCAGAAGCTCAAGTTTTTGATGAAGATAATTCTGAAACAGATTTAGCAATTCCTACTGGTTCGGGAAATGGTTGGTATAATTATGACCCAACAACTCATGTAATTAGCCCAATTGCAGGAAAAATTTTGGTTATCCGTACTGCTGACGAAAAATATGCAAAAGTAGAAATTGTAAGTTATTACAAAAATGCTCCTGCTGACCCAACTACTGCAGCTCTTGAAGATTCAAGACATTATACATTGCGCTATGTAGTGCAAACGGATGGTTCTAAAAAATTCTAA
- a CDS encoding HNH endonuclease, which produces MIPIQHRDLEKFAQRHCKAVLSELQFISFQNWVEKIVPLKELKKEYLKQKKVSFDIVEGAKKDRLIRVLLNINKDNREVIESYHSLYKKENNRDSINFSIFLAENDMIIKKSNFKPNSQIDKINQELNNIGITQTLEEILLFPPSEIDDLALKIKKKNGKLPDLISLYSNFSLTNNECFGTLGTKYNAYQLVEDLNINVCPYCNRNFIKNLNKSGKRICEMDHFYPKSEYPFLGMSFYNLIPSCKTCNQTFKETKLVSVNPYSKIEEFSFGLKIENSRFYYDKDGFSIDYDKARKVLGESFTRFKIEELYDQHKDQILELIQKQVTYPDSYIDELFQKYEGTFFRNREDVIRHLSNGIMEEENFHLRPLSKLTHDIAKELGLLD; this is translated from the coding sequence ATGATTCCAATACAACATAGAGATTTAGAGAAATTTGCACAAAGGCATTGTAAGGCTGTTTTGTCTGAATTACAGTTTATAAGTTTTCAAAATTGGGTAGAAAAAATTGTGCCTTTAAAAGAATTAAAAAAAGAATATTTAAAGCAGAAAAAAGTAAGTTTTGACATAGTTGAAGGTGCTAAGAAAGACAGATTAATACGAGTATTATTAAATATCAATAAAGATAATAGAGAAGTAATTGAAAGTTATCACTCTCTCTATAAAAAGGAAAACAACAGAGATTCTATCAATTTTTCTATTTTTTTAGCAGAAAATGATATGATAATAAAAAAGAGTAATTTTAAGCCAAACTCACAAATTGACAAAATAAATCAAGAATTAAATAATATAGGAATAACCCAAACTTTAGAAGAAATTCTATTATTTCCTCCTTCTGAAATTGACGATTTAGCTTTAAAAATAAAAAAAAAAAATGGAAAATTACCAGACTTAATTTCCTTATATTCAAACTTTTCCTTAACTAATAACGAATGTTTTGGAACTTTAGGAACAAAATATAATGCTTATCAATTAGTTGAAGATTTGAATATTAATGTTTGTCCTTATTGTAATAGAAACTTTATTAAAAATCTTAATAAAAGTGGTAAAAGAATCTGTGAAATGGATCATTTTTATCCAAAATCAGAATATCCTTTTTTAGGTATGTCATTTTACAACCTTATCCCAAGCTGTAAAACTTGTAATCAGACTTTTAAAGAAACAAAATTAGTTTCAGTAAATCCATATTCTAAAATAGAAGAATTCAGTTTTGGTCTGAAAATCGAAAATTCAAGATTCTATTATGATAAAGATGGATTTTCTATTGATTATGATAAAGCTAGAAAAGTATTAGGAGAAAGTTTTACTCGTTTCAAGATAGAAGAACTTTATGACCAACACAAAGACCAGATTTTAGAACTTATCCAAAAACAAGTTACTTATCCAGATTCGTATATTGATGAATTATTCCAAAAATACGAAGGGACTTTTTTCAGAAATAGAGAAGACGTAATTCGCCATCTTTCCAACGGAATTATGGAAGAAGAAAATTTCCACCTTCGCCCACTCTCCAAACTCACCCACGACATCGCCAAAGAATTAGGTTTGTTGGATTGA
- a CDS encoding DoxX family protein, whose protein sequence is MNSNTINKIFFVVIRLMLGGIMLYGGYQKFAKPLPKPTQMITQIETEGSEKLKEKPAVLVIKNYIFGMKQTGYFWQLLGICEIVFGLMILSQYMSFVGALMLFPITLHIFLFHTFLTPSNTVGVIEGIVLLLINFLLIVKEYKKFKPLLWIKL, encoded by the coding sequence ATGAATTCAAACACTATAAATAAAATATTTTTTGTAGTTATTCGCTTGATGTTGGGTGGAATAATGCTCTATGGTGGTTACCAAAAGTTTGCAAAACCATTGCCTAAGCCTACTCAAATGATTACGCAAATAGAAACAGAAGGAAGTGAAAAGCTAAAAGAAAAACCTGCAGTATTAGTTATCAAAAACTATATTTTTGGAATGAAACAAACAGGTTATTTTTGGCAGCTTTTAGGGATCTGTGAAATTGTTTTTGGCTTGATGATTTTGAGTCAATATATGAGTTTTGTTGGTGCGTTGATGTTGTTTCCGATTACATTACACATCTTTCTATTTCATACTTTTCTTACACCAAGCAATACAGTGGGAGTAATTGAAGGTATTGTTTTGTTGCTTATCAACTTTTTACTAATTGTTAAAGAGTACAAAAAATTCAAGCCCCTTTTGTGGATAAAACTTTAA
- a CDS encoding TetR/AcrR family transcriptional regulator codes for MDISNLDNKSNNEEQAQEKELQEFETVKKTIVEGAQELFWMYGLRSVTMDDIASKLAMSKKTLYQYIQDKAELVYLCAEHQLENEHCNMEEASEKAEHAIDEVLKIMEYNRQFFLNFHPSLLLDLQRSYPKAWKMFLRHKEEKIIKGIQENMQRGVAEGLYRADIDPEVIARMRMAQVESIFNPQIFSPKTYIISELKFQIFKHFLYGLVTIKGHKTLTEALQNSELSN; via the coding sequence ATGGACATATCTAATTTAGATAATAAATCAAATAACGAAGAACAAGCACAAGAAAAAGAATTGCAAGAATTTGAAACTGTTAAGAAAACAATAGTAGAAGGAGCGCAAGAACTTTTTTGGATGTATGGACTTCGCAGTGTTACAATGGACGATATTGCTAGTAAACTGGCTATGTCAAAGAAAACATTGTATCAATATATTCAAGATAAAGCCGAACTCGTCTATCTCTGTGCCGAACATCAGCTTGAAAACGAGCATTGTAATATGGAAGAGGCTTCTGAAAAAGCAGAACATGCAATTGATGAAGTTTTGAAAATTATGGAATACAACAGACAGTTTTTTCTCAATTTTCATCCTTCTTTGCTCTTGGATTTGCAACGCAGTTACCCAAAAGCTTGGAAAATGTTTTTAAGGCATAAAGAAGAAAAAATTATTAAAGGCATACAAGAAAATATGCAAAGAGGAGTAGCAGAAGGATTATACAGAGCTGATATTGACCCTGAAGTAATTGCTCGTATGCGAATGGCGCAAGTAGAATCTATTTTCAATCCTCAAATTTTTTCTCCAAAAACATATATTATTAGTGAGTTGAAATTTCAGATATTTAAGCATTTTTTATACGGACTTGTAACCATTAAAGGACATAAAACACTAACAGAAGCTCTCCAAAATTCCGAGCTTTCTAATTAA
- a CDS encoding DUF2254 family protein, translating to MDIVRECNRNKIVKLAQKYDIELFINLTEGSFLVIGTSLLKVNKEITDEILEEFVFYDNEYIQDNYVYGIKQLCEIATKVSSPNINDPETAIRTINYMTLLFIEKALREGVYCYEDKAGKIQLWEETYSLYNLIYRYISPILYYGKTDVMVMERLFSMIECLLSAERIKEKLDIAKIDSLLLEFYSTIKDNVANEQKNYLNKTIIRINLLLQKNGFQIPFFE from the coding sequence GTGGATATTGTTAGAGAATGTAATAGAAATAAAATAGTAAAATTAGCTCAAAAATACGATATAGAATTATTCATCAATCTAACAGAGGGTTCTTTTTTAGTTATCGGAACTTCTCTATTAAAAGTAAATAAAGAAATTACTGATGAAATTTTGGAAGAGTTTGTTTTTTATGATAATGAATATATTCAAGATAATTATGTTTATGGAATCAAACAGCTTTGCGAAATAGCAACAAAGGTATCAAGTCCAAATATAAATGACCCAGAAACAGCTATTCGAACAATCAATTATATGACTTTACTTTTTATAGAAAAAGCTCTTCGTGAAGGAGTTTATTGTTATGAAGATAAAGCAGGAAAAATACAACTTTGGGAAGAAACCTATTCACTTTATAATTTGATATATAGATATATTTCTCCCATTTTATATTATGGAAAAACGGATGTTATGGTAATGGAAAGGCTTTTTTCGATGATTGAATGCTTGCTTTCAGCAGAAAGAATAAAAGAAAAATTAGATATTGCTAAAATTGATTCTCTACTTTTAGAATTTTATTCTACCATAAAAGATAATGTAGCAAACGAACAGAAAAATTATCTCAACAAAACTATTATACGTATCAATTTATTACTACAAAAAAATGGTTTTCAAATTCCCTTTTTTGAATAA
- a CDS encoding SiaB family protein kinase: MDNDFVIYDFYEKMRKHQTLLAFQGVVSQDLLSRLASSLKRKSSQEDPNIGRKIFAIFIELSQNVSLHSIEKSYSIKEDKPIGVGYLLVSEADDHFLISSSNLIENSILDHVMERCQYINSLDDAELKVYYKEQRRAPQRPDKPGANIGLIDMVRKSNNPLIGEAYPHPDYPSQSFLTITVRLDK; encoded by the coding sequence ATGGACAACGATTTCGTCATATATGATTTTTACGAAAAAATGCGTAAACATCAAACGTTACTAGCTTTTCAAGGAGTAGTTTCTCAAGATTTGCTCTCTCGTTTGGCGAGTAGTTTGAAGCGCAAAAGTTCGCAAGAAGACCCCAATATTGGACGCAAAATATTTGCGATTTTTATTGAGCTTTCTCAAAATGTAAGTCTTCATTCTATAGAAAAATCGTATTCTATAAAAGAAGATAAACCTATTGGAGTAGGCTACCTTTTAGTGAGTGAGGCTGATGATCACTTTTTAATTTCATCTTCTAATCTAATAGAAAATTCTATCCTAGATCACGTTATGGAACGTTGTCAGTACATAAATTCTTTAGATGATGCTGAATTAAAAGTCTATTATAAAGAACAACGTCGTGCACCACAGCGTCCCGACAAACCAGGTGCTAATATTGGTCTTATTGATATGGTACGCAAATCCAATAACCCTTTGATTGGAGAAGCCTATCCACATCCTGATTATCCAAGCCAATCCTTTTTAACTATTACTGTCAGATTAGATAAATAA
- a CDS encoding DUF2254 family protein — translation MFARPYQYIRKTYLGLTNSIIFLPSLMAIFSVALSVFMMSFEDSELSKDIKEILKFALVTGADNARFALNAFIGGIISLMVFNFSMVMVVLNQAAMAFSPRVVPGVLTNKSYQIVLEIYLEIILYCLLLIVNIGKTDEGIYIPQLSIFVGMCFGVLSLILFIYFIHSISQSVQVDNIILLVYNKTCNELKAKEVSNYQGYQTVFDKSFNWNTILSNQSGYC, via the coding sequence ATGTTTGCAAGACCTTATCAGTACATTCGTAAAACCTATTTAGGACTTACAAATAGTATTATTTTTTTACCTTCATTGATGGCTATTTTTTCAGTAGCACTTTCTGTTTTTATGATGTCTTTTGAAGACTCAGAGCTAAGTAAAGACATAAAAGAGATTTTAAAGTTTGCGCTAGTAACAGGTGCTGACAATGCTCGTTTTGCGCTTAATGCTTTTATTGGAGGAATTATTTCATTGATGGTTTTCAATTTTTCAATGGTAATGGTTGTCTTAAATCAAGCTGCTATGGCTTTTTCTCCTCGTGTTGTTCCAGGGGTTTTGACAAATAAATCTTATCAAATTGTTTTGGAAATATATCTAGAAATAATTTTATATTGTCTTTTGCTCATTGTCAACATTGGAAAAACAGATGAAGGAATTTATATTCCTCAACTAAGTATTTTTGTGGGAATGTGTTTTGGAGTTTTGTCTTTGATTTTATTTATCTACTTTATTCATTCTATTTCTCAATCTGTACAAGTAGATAATATTATTTTATTGGTCTATAATAAGACATGCAATGAGTTGAAAGCAAAAGAAGTAAGTAATTATCAAGGGTATCAAACTGTGTTTGATAAAAGTTTCAACTGGAATACTATTCTAAGTAATCAAAGTGGATATTGTTAG
- a CDS encoding DUF6607 family protein, whose protein sequence is MKKSFIFSTVLFLCLFSSIILSVAFTSPSDNAPNPEDKKAIKSMCGCYEVSFDFAETFASDTAYKFHENYSAGALEWVELVEETPNFVSMQHLLIANDTMIIKHWRQDWSYENTDFYMFDKDKNWKFVQKPKSEVKGQWTQKVFQVDDSPRYEGSASWVHIDGRHFWENTTDAPLPRREYSKRKDYNVTVRTNHHEIVKEGWTHEQDNDKVLRVDNKADFKLASEKGMNIYKKVDDSRCKSAQGWWTENKDFWEVVRTEWNAVFARNKDLKLKRVVDKKPLFMHLFPLEVTETEKIKPIITDFVEEN, encoded by the coding sequence ATGAAAAAGAGTTTTATTTTTTCAACCGTTCTATTTTTATGTTTATTTTCTAGTATCATTTTGAGTGTTGCCTTCACTTCACCTTCTGATAATGCCCCAAATCCAGAAGACAAAAAAGCCATTAAATCTATGTGTGGTTGTTATGAAGTGAGTTTCGATTTTGCTGAAACTTTTGCATCAGATACAGCTTATAAGTTTCATGAAAATTATAGTGCTGGAGCTTTAGAGTGGGTTGAGTTAGTGGAAGAAACTCCTAATTTTGTTTCGATGCAACATCTTTTGATTGCAAATGACACCATGATTATTAAACATTGGCGACAAGATTGGAGCTATGAAAATACTGATTTTTATATGTTTGATAAAGATAAAAATTGGAAATTTGTACAAAAGCCAAAATCAGAAGTAAAAGGACAATGGACTCAGAAGGTATTTCAGGTAGATGATAGCCCACGTTATGAGGGTTCTGCGAGCTGGGTACATATAGATGGTCGTCATTTTTGGGAAAATACTACGGATGCACCACTTCCAAGAAGAGAATATTCAAAACGTAAAGATTATAATGTAACAGTTCGTACAAATCACCATGAAATTGTGAAAGAAGGCTGGACACACGAACAAGATAATGACAAAGTTTTGCGTGTAGATAACAAAGCAGACTTTAAACTTGCCAGCGAAAAAGGAATGAATATCTATAAGAAGGTAGATGATTCTCGTTGTAAATCTGCTCAAGGCTGGTGGACAGAAAATAAAGATTTTTGGGAAGTAGTCAGAACAGAATGGAATGCTGTTTTTGCAAGAAATAAAGATTTAAAACTCAAAAGAGTTGTAGATAAAAAACCTTTATTTATGCACCTTTTTCCTTTAGAAGTTACAGAAACAGAGAAGATAAAACCTATTATTACTGATTTTGTAGAGGAAAACTAA